Proteins from one Panthera leo isolate Ple1 chromosome D1, P.leo_Ple1_pat1.1, whole genome shotgun sequence genomic window:
- the ADAMTS15 gene encoding A disintegrin and metalloproteinase with thrombospondin motifs 15 codes for MLLLGILTLALAGGPAGGAEPEQEVVVPIRLDPDINGRHYYRRGPEDSGHQGLIFQITAFQEDFYLHLTPDAQFLAPAFATEHLGVPLAGLTGSSADLRRCFYSGDVNAEPDSFAAVSLCGGLRGAFGYGGAEYVISPLPNASAQAVQRNSQGAHLLQRRGAPGGPPGDPTSRCGVASGWNPAILRALDPYKPRGTGLGESRSRRRSGRAKRFVSIPRFVETLVVADESMVKFHGADLEHYLLTLLATAARLYRHPSILNPITIVVVKVLLLGDRDAGPKVTGNAALTLRNFCAWQKKLNKVSDKHPEYWDTAILFTRQDLCGATTCDTLGMADVGTMCDPKRSCSVIEDDGLPSAFTTAHELGHVFNMPHDNVKVCEEVFGKLRANHMMSPTLIQIDRANPWSACSAAIVTDFLDSGHGDCLLDQPSKPISLPEDLPGASYSLSQQCELAFGVGSKPCPYMQYCTKLWCTGKAKGQMVCQTRHFPWADGTSCGEGKFCLKGTCVERHNLHKYRVDGSWAKWEPYGPCSRTCGGGVQLARRQCSNPTPANGGKYCEGVRVKYRSCNLEPCPSSASGKSFREEQCEAFNGYNHSTNRLTLAVAWVPKYSGVSPRDKCKLICRANGTGYFYVLAPKVVDGTPCTPDSTSVCVQGKCIKAGCDGNLGSKKKFDKCGVCGGDNKSCKKVTGLFTKPMHGYNFVVAIPAGASSIDIRQRGYKGLIGDDNYLALKNSQGKYLLNGHFVVSAVERDLVVKGSLLRYSGTGTAVESLQASRPILEPLTVEVLSVGKMTPPRVRYSFYLPKEPREDKASHPKDPRGPSVLHNSVLSLSNQVEQQGDRPPARWVAGSWGPCSASCGSGLQKRAVDCRGPPGLHVASACDAAYRPVETRACGEPCPTWELGAWSPCSKSCGRGFKRRPLKCLGPGGRLLARDQCNLRRKPQELDFCILRPC; via the exons ATGCTTCTGCTGGGCATCTTAACCCTGGCTCTCGCCGGGGGACCCGCTGGCGGGGCAGAACCAGAGCAGGAGGTGGTGGTTCCCATTCGACTGGACCCGGACATCAATGGCCGCCACTACTACCGGAGGGGTCCCGAGGACTCCGGGCACCAGGGACTCATTTTTCAGATCACAGCATTTCAGGAAGACTTTTACCTACACTTAACTCCAGATGCTCAGTTCCTGGCGCCCGCCTTCGCCACTGAGCATCTGGGCGTCCCCCTCGCGGGACTCACCGGGAGCTCTGCAGACTTGCGACGTTGCTTCTACTCTGGGGACGTGAACGCCGAACCAGACTCCTTCGCCGCTGTGAGCCTGTGCGGGGGTCTACGCGGAGCTTTTGGCTACGGAGGCGCCGAGTATGTCATTAGCCCACTCCCCAACGCCAGCGCGCAGGCAGTGCAGCGCAACAGCCAGGGCGCACACCTCCTCCAGCGCCGGGGCGCCCCTGGCGGGCCACCCGGAGATCCCACCTCTCGCTGCGGGGTGGCCTCAGGCTGGAACCCCGCCATCCTGCGGGCGCTGGACCCTTATAAGCCGCGAGGGACCGGCTTAGGAGAGAGTCGCAGCCGGCGCAGGTCCGGGCGCGCCAAGCGCTTCGTGTCTATCCCGCGGTTCGTGGAGACACTGGTGGTGGCAGACGAGTCAATGGTGAAGTTCCACGGCGCGGACTTGGAGCATTACTTGCTGACGCTGCTGGCCACAGCGGCGCGACTCTACCGCCATCCCAGCATCCTCAACCCCATCACCATCGTTGTGGTCAAGGTGCTACTTCTTGGAGACCGCGACGCCGGGCCCAAGGTCACGGGCAATGCGGCCTTGACGCTGCGCAACTTCTGCGCCTGGCAGAAGAAGCTGAATAAAGTGAGTGACAAACACCCAGAGTACTGGGACACAGCCATCCTCTTCACCAGGCAG GACCTGTGTGGGGCCACCACCTGTGACACGCTGGGCATGGCTGATGTGGGCACTATGTGCGACCCCAAGAGAAGTTGTTCTGTGATCGAGGATGATGGGCTTCCATCAGCCTTCACCACTGCCCATGAGCTGG GCCACGTGTTCAACATGCCCCATGACAATGTGAAAGTGTGTGAGGAGGTGTTTGGGAAACTCCGAGCCAACCACATGATGTCCCCAACACTCATCCAGATTGACCGTGCCAACCCCTGGTCAGCCTGCAGTGCTGCCATCGTCACCGACTTCCTGGACAGTGGGCATG GTGACTGCCTCCTGGATCAACCCAGCAAGCCCATCTCCCTGCCTGAGGACCTACCGGGTGCCAGCTACAGCCTGAGCCAGCAGTGTGAGCTTGCCTTTGGTGTGGGCTCGAAGCCCTGTCCCTACATGCAGTACTGCACCAAACTGTGGTGCACTGGCAAGGCGAAGGGGCAGATGGTGTGCCAGACCCGCCACTTTCCCTGGGCAGATGGCACCAGCTGTGGCGAGGGCAAGTTCTGCCTCAAGGGGACCTGTGTGGAGAGACACAACCTCCATAAGTATAGG GTGGACGGTTCCTGGGCCAAATGGGAGCCCTACGGCCCCTGCTCACGCACCTGCGGGGGGGGCGTGCAGCTGGCCCGGAGGCAGTGCAGCAACCCCACCCCTGCCAATGGGGGCAAATACTGCGAGGGGGTGAGGGTGAAATACCGATCCTGCAACCTGGAGCCCTGCCCCAGCtcag CTTCCGGCAAGAGCTTCCGGGAGGAGCAGTGTGAGGCTTTCAATGGCTACAACCATAGCACCAACCGGCTCACTCTTGCTGTGGCATGGGTGCCCAAGTACTCAGGTGTTTCTCCCCGGGACAAGTGCAAGCTCATCTGCCGAGCCAATGGCACCGGCTACTTCTATGTGTTGGCACCCAAG GTGGTGGATGGTACACCATGTACTCCTGACTCCACCTCGGTCTGTGTCCAAGGCAAGTGCATCAAGGCTGGCTGTGATGGGAACCTGGGCTCCAAGAAGAAATTCGACaaatgtggggtgtgtgggggcgACAATAAGAGCTGTAAGAAGGTGACAGGCCTCTTCACCAAGCCCAT GCATGGCTACAATTTTGTGGTGGCCATCCCTGCGGGTGCCTCGAGTATCGACATCCGCCAGCGTGGCTACAAGGGGCTGATTGGAGATGACAACTACCTGGCCCTGAAGAATAGCCAGGGAAAGTACCTGCTCAATGGGCACTTCGTGGTGTCGGCCGTGGAGCGGGACCTGGTGGTGAAGGGCAGCCTACTGCGCTATAGTGGCACAGGGACCGCGGTGGAGAGCCTGCAGGCCTCCCGGCCCATCCTGGAGCCCCTGACCGTGGAGGTCCTCTCTGTGGGCAAGATGACGCCACCCCGGGTCCGCTACTCCTTCTATCTGCCCAAGGAGCCTCGGGAAGACAAGGCCTCTCACCCCAAGGACCCCCGGGGCCCCTCTGTGCTCCACAACAGTGTCCTCAGCCTCTCCAATCAGGTGGAGCAGCAGGGCGACAGGCCCCCTGCACGCTGGGTGGCAGGCAGCTGGGGGCCTTGCTCTGCAAGCTGTGGCAGTGGTCTGCAGAAGCGGGCGGTCGACTGTCGTGGTCCCCCAGGGCTGCATGTGGCGTCTGCCTGTGATGCAGCCTATCGGCCAGTGGAAACGAGAGCCTGTGGGGAGCCCTGTCCGACCTGGGAGCTGGGTGCCTGGTCGCCTTGCTCCAAGAGCTGCGGCCGGGGATTTAAGAGGCGTCCACTCAAGTGTTTGGGCCCTGGAGGGCGGCTGCTGGCTCGGGACCAGTGCAACCTGCGCCGGAAGCCCCAGGAGCTGGACTTCTGCATCTTGAGGCCATGCTGA